One region of Streptococcus parasanguinis genomic DNA includes:
- a CDS encoding ABC transporter ATP-binding protein, which translates to MHKTKQESSLWRQLSPYLKGFHLFFQVAILFSIVSSIITVIGPDKLKEITDTITKGMGGAIDIDKITSIALTLAILYGVGALVSYSSSFIISTMIQRFAERLRNAIAEKINRVPLQYFDSHEQGDTLSRVTNDVDLMTQSFNQSLVQMVSSVVLLIGSILMMFKTDWHLAVTAIVSIFAGFALSGIIMVKSQPLFKQQQDNLAKVSGYVEEIYSGHNVVISYNGRHQAKDHFDAINQDLYQSMWKSQFFSGIMMPLMQFVGNFGYVMVCIVGAALTINGDITIGTIVAFMTYVRIFTQPIGQMAQGITQLQSASAAMRRVFEFLDEEEMEDESQKIRQLETTKGHVKFEHVRFGYSPDKTIIHDFTAEAKPGQKVAIVGPTGAGKTTMVNLLMRFYDIQAGKITIDGVDTKAMSREEVHDAFSMVLQDTWLFEGTIRENLVFNQTDISDEAVEAATRAVGVHHFIRTLPNGYDTVLDDSVTLSVGQKQLLTIARALLKDAPLLILDEATSSVDTRTEELIQKAMDKLMEGRTSFVIAHRLSTIRNADLILVMKDGNIIEQGNHQELMSQNGFYADLYNSQFTEEVA; encoded by the coding sequence ATGCATAAAACAAAACAAGAATCGTCCCTTTGGAGACAACTTTCTCCCTATTTGAAGGGCTTCCACCTATTTTTCCAAGTTGCTATCCTCTTTTCGATCGTATCGAGTATTATCACGGTTATTGGACCGGATAAGTTAAAAGAAATCACGGATACCATCACAAAAGGGATGGGAGGAGCCATTGATATTGACAAAATCACTTCGATTGCCCTGACTTTAGCCATCCTTTATGGAGTTGGAGCACTGGTGTCCTACAGCAGTAGTTTCATTATCTCAACCATGATTCAGCGCTTCGCAGAACGCTTGCGCAATGCCATTGCTGAGAAGATCAATCGTGTACCCCTCCAATATTTTGATAGCCATGAACAAGGAGATACCTTGTCTCGTGTGACCAATGACGTGGATTTGATGACCCAATCCTTTAACCAAAGCTTGGTTCAAATGGTCTCTTCTGTTGTCTTATTGATTGGCTCCATCCTTATGATGTTTAAGACGGACTGGCACTTGGCGGTGACAGCGATTGTGTCCATCTTTGCAGGTTTTGCTCTTTCCGGCATTATTATGGTCAAGAGCCAACCTCTCTTTAAGCAACAACAAGATAATCTTGCTAAAGTTTCAGGCTATGTTGAAGAAATCTATAGTGGACATAATGTTGTTATTTCCTACAATGGCCGTCATCAAGCCAAAGATCATTTTGATGCCATCAATCAAGATTTGTATCAAAGCATGTGGAAATCCCAATTCTTCTCTGGGATTATGATGCCCTTGATGCAGTTTGTAGGGAATTTTGGTTATGTCATGGTCTGTATCGTAGGGGCTGCCCTCACCATTAATGGAGATATTACCATTGGGACCATTGTGGCCTTTATGACCTATGTCCGCATCTTTACCCAACCAATTGGTCAAATGGCCCAAGGAATTACCCAATTGCAATCAGCTAGTGCTGCTATGAGGCGTGTCTTTGAATTCTTAGACGAAGAAGAAATGGAAGACGAATCCCAAAAAATACGTCAATTGGAAACAACAAAAGGTCATGTCAAATTTGAGCATGTTCGTTTTGGCTATTCACCAGACAAGACTATTATCCATGACTTTACAGCTGAAGCCAAACCGGGGCAAAAAGTAGCCATTGTTGGTCCAACAGGTGCTGGTAAGACCACCATGGTCAATCTCTTGATGCGTTTTTACGACATTCAAGCTGGTAAAATTACCATCGATGGTGTGGATACTAAGGCCATGAGTCGCGAAGAAGTTCATGATGCTTTTTCGATGGTCTTACAAGATACCTGGCTCTTTGAAGGGACCATTCGGGAAAACTTAGTCTTTAATCAAACCGATATTTCAGATGAAGCAGTCGAAGCGGCAACCCGAGCGGTTGGGGTCCATCACTTTATTCGGACCTTGCCGAATGGCTATGATACTGTATTAGATGATTCAGTGACCTTGTCCGTTGGTCAAAAGCAACTTTTGACCATTGCGCGTGCCCTCTTGAAGGATGCTCCGCTCCTTATCTTGGATGAAGCAACCTCATCTGTCGATACCCGTACAGAAGAGTTGATTCAAAAAGCCATGGACAAACTCATGGAAGGCCGGACCTCCTTTGTCATTGCCCATCGCTTGTCCACTATCCGTAATGCGGATCTGATTCTCGTGATGAAAGATGGAAATATTATCGAGCAAGGCAACCACCAAGAACTCATGAGCCAAAATGGCTTCTATGCTGATCTCTATAATAGCCAATTCACAGAAGAAGTAGCATGA
- a CDS encoding ABC transporter ATP-binding protein, giving the protein MINIFRRLTAKEWGMIALSTVFICLAVWMDLKTPEYLSDITTLLAKDGTKVSDIMDPGSKMLLFSFGSFLMAVFVGFLASRVAASFTTRLRGEIFHQVMDYSDAEIKKFSVPSLLTRTTNDLTQLQIMIVMGMQVVTRGPIMAIWALTKIWGKSSAWTTSVGIAVLMVLILLSVLVLIAFPRQQKVQGLTDALNATTRESLTGVRVVRAYNAEAYQNEKFQAENKGLTRLNLFVYRLMSLMNPVMTVVSSGLTLAIYWIGAHLINDIAMPKDPTKLAVSSALADRTKVFSDMITFSSYAMQVVVGFMMMVAILIILPRALVSAKRINQVLALEPSVDFPSESKTESGEKGSVEFQDVSFRYGRTSRAMIEHVTFSAQKGQTVAFIGSTGSGKSTLVNLIPRFYDATEGKILVDGVNVKDYSHQELNNKVGYIPQKAVLFSGTIRSNMEFGESSQGKLEDEAIWKALELAQAKEFVATKEKGLDTEVAQGGSNFSGGQRQRLAIARALARKPEILIFDDSFSALDYKTDRILRQALKEELADTTKLIVAQRISTIMDADLILVLDQGKVVGQGTHKELLATNEVYQEIAYSQLSKEELEHA; this is encoded by the coding sequence ATGATCAATATATTTCGGCGGTTAACTGCCAAAGAATGGGGCATGATTGCCCTTAGTACGGTCTTTATCTGTCTGGCTGTTTGGATGGATTTAAAGACTCCTGAATACTTATCCGATATCACGACCCTCTTAGCCAAGGATGGGACCAAGGTTTCTGATATTATGGATCCGGGAAGCAAGATGTTGCTCTTCTCTTTTGGAAGCTTTTTGATGGCAGTTTTTGTGGGCTTTTTGGCTTCAAGAGTCGCTGCCAGCTTTACGACGCGACTTCGAGGAGAGATTTTCCATCAAGTGATGGATTACTCTGATGCCGAGATCAAGAAATTCTCCGTTCCCTCTCTCTTGACTCGTACAACCAATGATTTGACCCAGTTACAAATCATGATTGTCATGGGGATGCAAGTTGTGACGCGTGGTCCCATTATGGCGATTTGGGCTCTGACCAAGATTTGGGGGAAGAGCAGTGCCTGGACAACGTCTGTTGGGATTGCGGTCTTGATGGTCTTGATTCTTCTCTCTGTTCTGGTTCTTATTGCCTTTCCGCGCCAGCAAAAGGTTCAAGGTTTGACCGATGCTTTGAATGCGACGACACGGGAGAGTTTGACTGGGGTGCGAGTGGTTCGCGCCTACAATGCAGAAGCTTATCAAAATGAGAAATTCCAGGCTGAAAACAAGGGCTTAACCCGTCTAAATCTCTTTGTTTATCGTTTGATGTCTTTGATGAACCCTGTCATGACAGTGGTATCAAGTGGGTTGACCCTTGCTATCTACTGGATTGGGGCGCACTTGATCAATGATATCGCCATGCCAAAAGATCCTACAAAGCTTGCCGTGAGTTCTGCCTTAGCGGATCGGACCAAGGTCTTCTCCGATATGATTACTTTCTCTTCTTACGCCATGCAGGTTGTCGTTGGCTTTATGATGATGGTGGCCATCTTGATTATTCTTCCTCGTGCCTTGGTATCCGCAAAACGGATTAATCAGGTCTTGGCTCTAGAGCCGTCTGTTGATTTTCCATCTGAGTCCAAGACTGAGTCTGGAGAAAAAGGAAGTGTAGAATTTCAAGATGTTTCCTTCCGATATGGAAGGACTTCCCGTGCTATGATTGAGCATGTTACCTTTTCAGCTCAGAAGGGACAAACCGTTGCCTTCATTGGATCAACCGGCTCTGGTAAATCCACTTTGGTCAATTTAATTCCACGTTTTTACGATGCGACAGAAGGAAAGATCTTAGTGGATGGGGTGAATGTCAAGGATTATAGCCACCAAGAATTGAACAATAAAGTCGGCTACATTCCCCAAAAAGCAGTGCTCTTTAGCGGCACGATTCGCTCCAATATGGAATTTGGAGAAAGTAGTCAAGGAAAATTAGAGGATGAAGCCATCTGGAAAGCTCTTGAATTGGCCCAAGCCAAAGAGTTTGTTGCCACAAAAGAGAAGGGCTTGGATACAGAAGTAGCGCAAGGAGGAAGCAACTTCTCTGGAGGACAACGTCAACGTTTGGCCATTGCGCGTGCCCTTGCACGTAAGCCCGAGATCCTCATCTTTGATGATTCCTTCTCAGCCCTGGATTACAAAACGGATCGGATCCTGCGCCAAGCCCTGAAAGAAGAGCTGGCAGATACGACCAAATTGATCGTTGCCCAACGGATTTCGACCATTATGGATGCGGATTTGATTTTGGTCTTGGATCAAGGGAAGGTCGTCGGTCAAGGCACCCACAAAGAATTGCTTGCGACCAATGAAGTCTATCAAGAAATTGCCTATTCACAATTGTCTAAGGAGGAGTTGGAACATGCATAA